TGGCACGGACAAGGAGCCGTAAGGATGAAAGAGAGGTAGGGCTTTCATTGTTTTAGGTATACAATTTATTATTTAAGTCATTATTTCTAGAAGAAAAAATAATCAATTTCACCTCTATCTTTAAGAATTTATTACATCTACTGGGACAGTGAATAGTAATTGTTTATCTTCTTTACGTAAAAGAGAAAAACGAATTGGTAACACCATATGGTCAACTACAAAAATGGTTTCTAGATTAGGAAACCATTTTTCATTGAGTATTATACAGAGGACATAAAAAACAGGCCCTATATAAAGAGCCTGTTTGTATAAACGAATTTAAGATTAAGCAGCTTTTTGAACGTTAGCCGCTTGAGCTCCACGAGCACCTTGCTCAACGTCAAACGTTACTTTTTGTCCTTCGTCTAAAGATTTGAAGCCGTCACTTTGGATTGCAGAGAAGTGTACGAATACATCATCTCCATTTTCACGTTCGATAAAGCCAAAACCTTTTTCTGCATTAAACCATTTAACTGTACCTTGTTCCATTTTTGTTGCCTCCTAGTGCGTTACCACACATTGTATTACTATAATTGCCCAAAGTATTATCAAGATGAAAAGATGATATTCATACTATCCTTTACACCGAACAAAAATAATTCTTCCTTATCATACCAGGAGACAGAAAAAATTGCAAATTATTGCAATTTGACTAAAATAGTAAAAATTGCAAAAAGAAGAGAATGTATGTAACCATTCTAATTAAGTTATCTTTGTTTAACTAACGAGTGCATTAGTTGAATAAAGATGGTATCTATGATGACCAAAAGAAAACGTTGAACATTCAGTGAAAGTTTAGTTGAGAGGATTGAAGTGGAAGAGGATAACGAGGTAGTAGTCCATTATAAATTCATAAACCCGTTATCTATGGTTGGGTAAAATGTAGTGACCGATAGTCAACACATGTGGAGTGTGTGGCGTCACTTGTGAGAGTTGATAAATAACATGTAAAAGTGAGGTAA
The genomic region above belongs to Bacillus sp. A301a_S52 and contains:
- the cspC gene encoding cold shock protein CspC, whose amino-acid sequence is MEQGTVKWFNAEKGFGFIERENGDDVFVHFSAIQSDGFKSLDEGQKVTFDVEQGARGAQAANVQKAA